In one Saimiri boliviensis isolate mSaiBol1 chromosome 3, mSaiBol1.pri, whole genome shotgun sequence genomic region, the following are encoded:
- the CNGA1 gene encoding cyclic nucleotide-gated channel alpha-1 isoform X2 produces the protein MKLTMKKNIINTQQSFVNKPNVIVPEIEKEIRRMENGACSSLSDDDDSASIGEESENENLHTRGSSSCKSHRKGGPSQREQYLPGAIALFNVNNSSNKDQEPEEKKKKKKEKKSKSGDKNDNTKDPEKKKKKKDAEKKKKEEKSKDKKEEEKKEVVVIDPSGNTYYNWLFCITLPVMYNWTMVIARACFDELQSDYLEYWIVLDYVSDIVYLMDMFVRIRTGYLEQGLLVREELKLINKYKSNLQFKLDVLSLIPTDLLYFKLGWNYPEIRLNRLLRISRMFEFFQRTETRTNYPNIFRISNLVMYIVIIIHWNACVFYSISKAIGFGNDTWVYPDINDPEFGRLARKYVYSLYWSTLTLTTIGETPPPVRDSEYVFVVVDFLIGVLIFATIVGNIGSMISNMNAARAEFQARIDAIKQYMHFRNVSKDMEKRVIKWFDYLWTNKKTVDEKEVLKYLPDKLRAEIAINVHLDTLKKVRIFADCEAGLLVELVLKLQPQVYSPGDYICKKGDIGREMYIIKEGKLAVVADDGVTQFVVLSDGSYFGEISILNIKGSKAGNRRTANIRSIGYSDLFCLSKDDLMEALTEYPDAKTMLEEKGRQILMKDGLLDLNIANAGSDPKDLEEKVTRMEGSVDLLQTRFARILAEYESMQQKLKQRLTKVEKFLKPLIDTEFSSIEGPGADSGPIDST, from the exons ATGAAACTaaccatgaagaaaaatattatcaaTACACAGCAGTCCTTTGTAAACAAGCCCAATGTGATCGTACcagaaattgaaaaggaaataCGAAGGATGGAAAATGGAGCATGCAG ttccctttctgatgatgatgacagtgCCTCTATAGGTGAAGAATCAGAGAACGAAAACCTTCATACGAGGGGTTCCTCTAGTTGTAAGTCACACAGAAAGGGAGGACCATCGCAGAG GGAGCAGTACCTGCCTGGTGCTATTGCACTTTTCAATGTGAACAACAGCAGCAATAAGGACCA agaaccagaagaaaaaaagaaaaagaaaaaagaaaagaagag CAAGTCAGGTGATAAAAATGATAACACAAAGGacccagagaagaaaaagaagaaaaaggatgcagagaaaaaaaagaaagaggagaaaagcaaaGATAAGAAAGAAGA ggagaagaaagaagttGTGGTTATTGATCCCTCAGGAAACACATATTACAACTGGCTGTTTTGCATCACCTTACCTGTAATGTACAACTGGACAATGGTTATTGCAAG agcATGTTTTGATGAGCTTCAATCTGATTACCTAGAATATTGGATCGTTTTGGATTACGTATCAGACATAGTCTATTTGATGGATATGTTTGTACGAATAAGGACAG gttACCTAGAACAAGGACTGCTGGTAAGGGAAGAACTTaaactcataaataaatataaatccaaCTTGCAATTTAAACTTGATGTTCTGTCACTGATACCAACTGATTTGCTGTATTTTAAGTTAGGGTGGAACTATCCAGAAATTAGATTAAACAGACTGTTAAGGATCTCTCGTATGTTTGAGTTCTTCCAGAGAACAGAAACAAGGACAAATTATCCAAATATCTTCAGGATTTCCAACCTTGTTATGTATATCGTCATCATTATCCACTGGAATGCATGTGTCTTCTACTCTATTTCTAAAGCTATTGGGTTTGGAAATGATACATGGGTCTACCCTGATATTAATGATCCTGAATTTGGCCGTTTGGCTCGAAAATACGTGTACAGCCTCTACTGGTCTACACTGACTTTGACGACCATTGGTGAAACGCCCCCTCCTGTGAGGGATTCTGAGTATGTCTTTGTGGTGGTTGATTTCCTAATTGGAGTGTTAATTTTTGCTACCATTGTTGGTAACATAGGTTCTATGATTTCCAACATGAATGCAGCCAGAGCAGAATTTCAAGCAAGAATTGATGCTATCAAGCAATATATGCATTTTCGAAATGTAAGCAAAGATATGGAAAAGAGGGTTATTAAATGGTTTGACTACCTCTGGACCAACAAAAAAACAGTCGATGAGAAAGAAGTCTTAAAGTATCTACCTGATAAACTGAGAGCAGAAATTGCCATCAACGTTCACTTAGACACATTAAAAAAGGTACGCATTTTTGCTGATTGTGAAGCTGGTCTGTTGGTGGAGTTGGTCTTGAAATTGCAACCCCAAGTCTACAGTCCTGGAGATTACATTTGCAAGAAAGGGGATATCGGACGAGAGATGTACATTATCAAGGAAGGCAAACTCGCGGTGGTGGCAGATGATGGAGTCACTCAGTTCGTGGTATTGAGTGATGGCAGCTACTTCGGTGAGATCAGCATTCTTAACATTAAAGGAAGCAAAGCCGGCAATCGAAGAACGGCCAACATTAGAAGTATTGGCTACTCAGACCTTTTCTGTCTCTCAAAAGATGACCTCATGGAAGCTCTAACTGAGTACCCAGATGCCAAAACGATGCTggaagagaaggggaggcagATTCTGATGAAAGATGGTCTACTGGATCTAAACATTGCAAATGCTGGCAGTGATCCGAAAGACCTTGAAGAGAAGGTTACTCGAATGGAGGGGTCAGTAGACCTCCTGCAAACAAGGTTTGCCCGAATTTTGGCTGAGTATGAGTCCATGCAGCAGAAATTGAAACAAAGATTAACCAAGGTTGAGAAATTTCTGAAACCGCTTATTGACACAGAATTTTCAAGTATTGAGGGACCTGGAGCAGACAGTGGGCCCATCGACTCTACATAG
- the CNGA1 gene encoding cyclic nucleotide-gated channel alpha-1 isoform X1 has product MNAETLLNIRDMKLTMKKNIINTQQSFVNKPNVIVPEIEKEIRRMENGACSSLSDDDDSASIGEESENENLHTRGSSSCKSHRKGGPSQREQYLPGAIALFNVNNSSNKDQEPEEKKKKKKEKKSKSGDKNDNTKDPEKKKKKKDAEKKKKEEKSKDKKEEEKKEVVVIDPSGNTYYNWLFCITLPVMYNWTMVIARACFDELQSDYLEYWIVLDYVSDIVYLMDMFVRIRTGYLEQGLLVREELKLINKYKSNLQFKLDVLSLIPTDLLYFKLGWNYPEIRLNRLLRISRMFEFFQRTETRTNYPNIFRISNLVMYIVIIIHWNACVFYSISKAIGFGNDTWVYPDINDPEFGRLARKYVYSLYWSTLTLTTIGETPPPVRDSEYVFVVVDFLIGVLIFATIVGNIGSMISNMNAARAEFQARIDAIKQYMHFRNVSKDMEKRVIKWFDYLWTNKKTVDEKEVLKYLPDKLRAEIAINVHLDTLKKVRIFADCEAGLLVELVLKLQPQVYSPGDYICKKGDIGREMYIIKEGKLAVVADDGVTQFVVLSDGSYFGEISILNIKGSKAGNRRTANIRSIGYSDLFCLSKDDLMEALTEYPDAKTMLEEKGRQILMKDGLLDLNIANAGSDPKDLEEKVTRMEGSVDLLQTRFARILAEYESMQQKLKQRLTKVEKFLKPLIDTEFSSIEGPGADSGPIDST; this is encoded by the exons ATGAATGCGGAGACTTTGTTGAACATTCGAG aTATGAAACTaaccatgaagaaaaatattatcaaTACACAGCAGTCCTTTGTAAACAAGCCCAATGTGATCGTACcagaaattgaaaaggaaataCGAAGGATGGAAAATGGAGCATGCAG ttccctttctgatgatgatgacagtgCCTCTATAGGTGAAGAATCAGAGAACGAAAACCTTCATACGAGGGGTTCCTCTAGTTGTAAGTCACACAGAAAGGGAGGACCATCGCAGAG GGAGCAGTACCTGCCTGGTGCTATTGCACTTTTCAATGTGAACAACAGCAGCAATAAGGACCA agaaccagaagaaaaaaagaaaaagaaaaaagaaaagaagag CAAGTCAGGTGATAAAAATGATAACACAAAGGacccagagaagaaaaagaagaaaaaggatgcagagaaaaaaaagaaagaggagaaaagcaaaGATAAGAAAGAAGA ggagaagaaagaagttGTGGTTATTGATCCCTCAGGAAACACATATTACAACTGGCTGTTTTGCATCACCTTACCTGTAATGTACAACTGGACAATGGTTATTGCAAG agcATGTTTTGATGAGCTTCAATCTGATTACCTAGAATATTGGATCGTTTTGGATTACGTATCAGACATAGTCTATTTGATGGATATGTTTGTACGAATAAGGACAG gttACCTAGAACAAGGACTGCTGGTAAGGGAAGAACTTaaactcataaataaatataaatccaaCTTGCAATTTAAACTTGATGTTCTGTCACTGATACCAACTGATTTGCTGTATTTTAAGTTAGGGTGGAACTATCCAGAAATTAGATTAAACAGACTGTTAAGGATCTCTCGTATGTTTGAGTTCTTCCAGAGAACAGAAACAAGGACAAATTATCCAAATATCTTCAGGATTTCCAACCTTGTTATGTATATCGTCATCATTATCCACTGGAATGCATGTGTCTTCTACTCTATTTCTAAAGCTATTGGGTTTGGAAATGATACATGGGTCTACCCTGATATTAATGATCCTGAATTTGGCCGTTTGGCTCGAAAATACGTGTACAGCCTCTACTGGTCTACACTGACTTTGACGACCATTGGTGAAACGCCCCCTCCTGTGAGGGATTCTGAGTATGTCTTTGTGGTGGTTGATTTCCTAATTGGAGTGTTAATTTTTGCTACCATTGTTGGTAACATAGGTTCTATGATTTCCAACATGAATGCAGCCAGAGCAGAATTTCAAGCAAGAATTGATGCTATCAAGCAATATATGCATTTTCGAAATGTAAGCAAAGATATGGAAAAGAGGGTTATTAAATGGTTTGACTACCTCTGGACCAACAAAAAAACAGTCGATGAGAAAGAAGTCTTAAAGTATCTACCTGATAAACTGAGAGCAGAAATTGCCATCAACGTTCACTTAGACACATTAAAAAAGGTACGCATTTTTGCTGATTGTGAAGCTGGTCTGTTGGTGGAGTTGGTCTTGAAATTGCAACCCCAAGTCTACAGTCCTGGAGATTACATTTGCAAGAAAGGGGATATCGGACGAGAGATGTACATTATCAAGGAAGGCAAACTCGCGGTGGTGGCAGATGATGGAGTCACTCAGTTCGTGGTATTGAGTGATGGCAGCTACTTCGGTGAGATCAGCATTCTTAACATTAAAGGAAGCAAAGCCGGCAATCGAAGAACGGCCAACATTAGAAGTATTGGCTACTCAGACCTTTTCTGTCTCTCAAAAGATGACCTCATGGAAGCTCTAACTGAGTACCCAGATGCCAAAACGATGCTggaagagaaggggaggcagATTCTGATGAAAGATGGTCTACTGGATCTAAACATTGCAAATGCTGGCAGTGATCCGAAAGACCTTGAAGAGAAGGTTACTCGAATGGAGGGGTCAGTAGACCTCCTGCAAACAAGGTTTGCCCGAATTTTGGCTGAGTATGAGTCCATGCAGCAGAAATTGAAACAAAGATTAACCAAGGTTGAGAAATTTCTGAAACCGCTTATTGACACAGAATTTTCAAGTATTGAGGGACCTGGAGCAGACAGTGGGCCCATCGACTCTACATAG